The window ATCCTTTAGGGTATCTTATAAAAACAGGCCTGTTTTCTAAATATCCAGTATACATCATGTGCCTTAATTCATTTTCATCTTTAGGAGCCATTATTATTACGTTCGGGAAAGGCCTCAGGTATGCCATATCGAAAATTCCCTGATGGGTAGGACCATCATCAGAGACGATTCCTGATCTATCGAGACAGAAAAGAATTGGTACATTCATAAGAGAGACATCGTGGTAAATCTGGTCATAAGCCCTTTGAAGAAATGTGGAGTAAATTGCAACTACAGGTTTGTATCCCTGCAAGGCCAGACCGCATGCAAAATTAACTGCATGTTGTTCTGCAATACCAACATCAAAAAATCTATTCGGGAATTTTTTTGAAAAATCCATCAGACCGGTCCCTTCGGGCATGGCAGCTGTTATTGCTATCACTCTTTTATCTCTTTCTGCCAGTTCAACTGAAGTTTTTCCGAAGATTGATGAATAGGTTGGAGGACTATCTTTAACAATAAATTTACCTGTTTTTTTATCAAATGGAGAAGCACTGTGAAATTTTGATGGTTCTTTCTGGGCAGGAATGTATCCCATTCCTTTCCTGGTAACTGTGTGGATTAATATAGGTCCATTGTATTTTTTAGCTTCATAAAAAGTCTGAATGAGCATTTCAATGTTATGTCCCCTCACAGGACCCATATACTTTATTCCAAGGTCTTCAAACAGACTTCCTGGAATTAACATTTTCTTCACAGCTTCTTCAAAACGCCTTGTAACTCTAAACATTAATCTTCCCACAGCAGGGATACTCTTAACAGCACTTTCTGTTAATTCTTTTGCTCTTCTAAAAAATTGCCCTGAGACAAGATAATTTAAATATCCTGAAATGGCCCCAACATTTGGAGATATTGACATTTCATTATCATTTAGAATTATTATTAATTTTTTTTTAAGATGACCTATCTGATTGAGAGCCTCTAAGGCCATTCCCCCTGTAAGAGAGCCATCTCCTACAACAGCAATTATGTAAAAATCTTCCCCTTTTAAATCTCTTGCCACTGCCATCCCAAGGGCTGCAGATAGAGAAGTGGAAGCATGGCCGGTGTTATAAATATCGAAGGAACTTTCTTCGATGTTCGGGAAGCCTCCAATTCCCTTATATTGTCTTAAAGTTTTGAATCTATTCCTTCTTCCTGTGATTAATTTATGGGTATAGCATTGATGCCCTACATCCCATAATATCTTATCTACAGGCGTATCAAAAACAAAGTGAAGAGCCAGTGTTAGCTCGACAACTCCTAAATTGGACGAAAGATGCCCTCCGTTTTTTGATACCACATCTATTATTTCCTCTCTTATTTCTTGGGAAAGGTTAATAAGTTCTTCTTTTGATAGTCTTTTTAAATCACGAGGTTCATTGATTGTATCCAGAATTCTTCCCATTAATTTTTTCTCTCGACTGTTAGTTTAGCAAGGTAAATAAGAGGAGGATATTTGCATCCCATCGTTTCTATTTCTTCAATTGCCTGTTCAACCAGGGCTTTTGCTCTCTGTTTTGCATTATCTACTCCAAAAAGATGGGCATAATTCCTTTCATGAAAGTTTTTCTTTTTTTCGTCTTTCATTAGATCGAGAAGATCATCTGTAATCTGAAAAGCAAGTCCCAATTTTTCTCCAAATTGATATATTTTTCTCTGGGAATTTTCGCTTAATCCAGCCATTACAGCTCCAATTTGGCATGAAGCAGCGATTAACGAACCAGTCTTTTTCAAATGAATCTCATCAAAATCAGATTCTTTTGAGATATTTATGTTCAATTCCATTGCCTGGCCTTTTAAAAGGCCATTAAATCCATATGAATTTGATAAGATTTCAATTGCCTTTAATTTTTTCTTTTCAAAACCTTTTTTCGAAGGATATTTTGAAATTATGTAAAATGCCAGAGAGATTAAAGAATCTCCTGCTAACATTGCCAATGCATCTCCGAAGACTTTATGATTTGAAGGCTTTCCTCTTCTCCAGTCATCATTATCCATGATTGGTAAATCATCGTGAATCAGGGAGGAGGTATGGATCATTTCGACTGCACAACTCGAGGGGAGAAGATTTTCTTCCTCTCCATCAAATGCTTCTCCAACTGCAATTAGAAGGAGGGGCCGAAATCTTTTTCCTTCGGATAAGAGGCTGTAAGAAACGGATTGCTTGAGGGGGAAATCTTCTTCTCCCAAGTAATGTTTAAGGGCTGATTCAATTTTTTCTCTTTTTAGTTTTATATACTCATCGACCTTCATTTTCCTCTTCCGAGTTAAGTTCCTCTTCATCTATTATTTCCTCCTCCTCTTCCTCTTCTTCTTCCCCCTCTTCCTCTTCTAAATCTTCCTCTTTTAGTTTAAAATCTTGCTTTTTAAATTCTCCCTTTTCGTCTTTTAATAGGATTTCGACTTTTCTTTCAGCCTTTTCCAATTCATCTCTGAGGTATCTTGAAATTTTAAGACCTTTCTCAAACAACTCAATTGATTTTGCCAATGGAATGTTTCCAGCTTCTAATTTTTCGACTATTTTTTCAAGGTCTGCGAGAGCCTTTTCAAAATTGATCTCTTCCATTGTATCCTCCATTTATCTAATTATAATATAAAAAAATTAAAAATATTTATCATTTAATCCTTATTTTTCACAATATCTTCTACTTGGCACATCAACTCACCTTTATGCAATATTATATTGACAGAATCTCCTTTTCCTACCTGAGAGGCCTCTTTTATTATTAAATTATCTTTCATTGTGATTGAATAACCCCTCTCTAAAACATTGAGGGGGGAAAGAGAGATTAATCTTTCCTTTAGGGATTCATATTTAGAATTATAGATTAAAAATTTATATTTAAAATTCCCCAGTATTTTTTGTTCAAGAACTGATATATTTAATTTATGAGATG is drawn from Acidobacteriota bacterium and contains these coding sequences:
- the dxs gene encoding 1-deoxy-D-xylulose-5-phosphate synthase: MGRILDTINEPRDLKRLSKEELINLSQEIREEIIDVVSKNGGHLSSNLGVVELTLALHFVFDTPVDKILWDVGHQCYTHKLITGRRNRFKTLRQYKGIGGFPNIEESSFDIYNTGHASTSLSAALGMAVARDLKGEDFYIIAVVGDGSLTGGMALEALNQIGHLKKKLIIILNDNEMSISPNVGAISGYLNYLVSGQFFRRAKELTESAVKSIPAVGRLMFRVTRRFEEAVKKMLIPGSLFEDLGIKYMGPVRGHNIEMLIQTFYEAKKYNGPILIHTVTRKGMGYIPAQKEPSKFHSASPFDKKTGKFIVKDSPPTYSSIFGKTSVELAERDKRVIAITAAMPEGTGLMDFSKKFPNRFFDVGIAEQHAVNFACGLALQGYKPVVAIYSTFLQRAYDQIYHDVSLMNVPILFCLDRSGIVSDDGPTHQGIFDMAYLRPFPNVIIMAPKDENELRHMMYTGYLENRPVFIRYPKGYGIGIDIDKEFRVTPIGKSEILKDGDMGVIISIGSMVYPCLRVAQKLEREGKNLKVINARYVKPLDTELLLELSDNYNYLITAEEGIVNGGFGSAVREFFDSKQKYSMKILSLGIPDVILPHGKREEILKLIELDEESTYRRIKNFLESK
- a CDS encoding polyprenyl synthetase family protein, with amino-acid sequence MKRNLTRKRKMKVDEYIKLKREKIESALKHYLGEEDFPLKQSVSYSLLSEGKRFRPLLLIAVGEAFDGEEENLLPSSCAVEMIHTSSLIHDDLPIMDNDDWRRGKPSNHKVFGDALAMLAGDSLISLAFYIISKYPSKKGFEKKKLKAIEILSNSYGFNGLLKGQAMELNINISKESDFDEIHLKKTGSLIAASCQIGAVMAGLSENSQRKIYQFGEKLGLAFQITDDLLDLMKDEKKKNFHERNYAHLFGVDNAKQRAKALVEQAIEEIETMGCKYPPLIYLAKLTVERKN
- the xseB gene encoding exodeoxyribonuclease VII small subunit, translating into MEEINFEKALADLEKIVEKLEAGNIPLAKSIELFEKGLKISRYLRDELEKAERKVEILLKDEKGEFKKQDFKLKEEDLEEEEGEEEEEEEEEIIDEEELNSEEENEGR